From uncultured Desulfobacter sp.:
TATAATAGTGAGTATGAAAAAACGATATGTAACAGTCCTGCTGGCTTTAGTGGTTTGGTGTGGCTTGCTGCCGGGTCTTTTTCCGGCAGCATGGGGAATTCCAAAAATAAAAATCCTGTTCCTGGGGGATTCCATTACCGCCGGATACGGAGTTGCCAAGGAAGAAGCCTATCCGGCCCTGTTGGGACAGAAACTTGAATCGCTCGGGATTTATCATGTTGAAATTATCAACGGAAGCATCAGCGGTTCGACTACGGCCAGTGCCCTTTCCCGGCTCAAATGGTTCCAAAAAGCGTCTCCTGATATTGTGGTACTGGCCCTGGGAGCCAATGACGGCTTAAGGGGCCTGTCTGTGAAAAATATGGAAGACAACCTGGGTAGGGCCATTACATTTGCAAAAAACAACAACATGGATGTCATCCTGGCCGGTATGCAAATTCCCCCCAATTACGGGCCGGAATATGCTGATGATTTCAAACAGGTGTTTACCACACTGGCCGATGGCCACGGAATTATTTTGATTCCTTTTCTCCTGGAAGGGGTAGGGGGCAGGCCGAACATGAACCAGCCCGACGGGATTCATCCCAACCGGGAAGGGCATCAACAAATCGCGAAAACCGTATTTCCTTTTATTTTAAAACTGATTCAGGAGCCGTGATGGGACTGGAAATTAATCATCTTTGCAAGTCTTTTTATTCTCCGGGAACCGGTATGATCCAAGTTCTGAATGATGTGAACCTCCAGGTCAGACCCGGCCGGACCTATGCCGTCATCGGTCAATCCGGCTCGGGCAAGACCACCCTTTTGTCCTTGATTGCCGGCCTGGATCGCCCGGACAGCGGCGATATCATCCTGGACGGCGAAAACCTGTCCACCATGAATGAAGACCGGCTGGCCCGGTTCCGGGCAGAGAAAATCGGGATTATTTTCCAGCAATTTCACCTCATGCCCCATTTGACGGCACAGGAGAACATCAGCCTGCCTCTGGAAATCCTCAAGGCCCCGGACATTGAAAAACAAACCCATGCCATGCTGGAAATGGTGGGTCTCTCCCACCGGCGGCACCACCTGCCCGGCGCTTTGTCCGGCGGAGAATGCCAGCGGGTGGCCATTGCCCGTGCTTTGATCATTAAACCCTCCCTGATCCTGGCCGACGAACCTACGGGTAACCTGGATACGGCCACCGGCGAAACAGTGACTGACCTGCTGTTTAATCTGGTGGAAACCGAACATAAAAGCCTGATCCTGGTGACCCATAATTCTTCCCTGGCCGACCGGTGCCGCAGTACGTTCTCCCTTGAACGGGGGGTGCTGTCCTGATGTTTTGGATACGGACGGCGTTCAAGGAACTGATCACCCACAAGGGGTTTTCCCTGTTTTTTATTTTGAATCTGGCCCTGGGACTGGCCGGGTTTATCGCTATCCAGTCCTTCCGGGAGTCCCTGGACCGC
This genomic window contains:
- a CDS encoding arylesterase → MKKRYVTVLLALVVWCGLLPGLFPAAWGIPKIKILFLGDSITAGYGVAKEEAYPALLGQKLESLGIYHVEIINGSISGSTTASALSRLKWFQKASPDIVVLALGANDGLRGLSVKNMEDNLGRAITFAKNNNMDVILAGMQIPPNYGPEYADDFKQVFTTLADGHGIILIPFLLEGVGGRPNMNQPDGIHPNREGHQQIAKTVFPFILKLIQEP
- a CDS encoding ABC transporter ATP-binding protein translates to MGLEINHLCKSFYSPGTGMIQVLNDVNLQVRPGRTYAVIGQSGSGKTTLLSLIAGLDRPDSGDIILDGENLSTMNEDRLARFRAEKIGIIFQQFHLMPHLTAQENISLPLEILKAPDIEKQTHAMLEMVGLSHRRHHLPGALSGGECQRVAIARALIIKPSLILADEPTGNLDTATGETVTDLLFNLVETEHKSLILVTHNSSLADRCRSTFSLERGVLS